A window of Paenibacillus sp. 19GGS1-52 contains these coding sequences:
- a CDS encoding IS256 family transposase, translating to MGLWTKQQLREFIKENNLVSAKDAQNALKDLFAETIQEMLEAEMDTHLGYGKHEVKAKLTPNSRNGKSRKTVVSEYGEQEIIIPRDRLGEFEPLVVKKHQSNVTGIEEQIVALYAKGVSTRDIQDHLQNMYGIEVSPTLISNVTNKIVPLIKEWQNRPLQGVYAVVYLDAIHFKVKQDGAIINKAAYMVIGIDLDGNKDVLGMWIGENESSKFWLSVLNELKNRGVQDILIICVDNLSGFSQAIAACYPQTEIQKCIIHQIRSSTRYVSYKDLKKVTADLKPIYKAATEEGALLELDHFEEVWGTKYPLILRSWRNNWEELATFFKYPPEIRKLIYTTNMIESYHRQLRKVTKGKSIFPTDEALLKMLYLATVDVTRKWTGRVQNWGQMLLQLSVFFPDRVGQHLR from the coding sequence ATGGGACTTTGGACAAAACAGCAGCTGCGGGAGTTTATTAAGGAAAACAACTTGGTCAGCGCAAAGGATGCACAGAATGCCTTAAAGGATTTATTTGCCGAGACGATTCAGGAGATGCTGGAAGCCGAAATGGATACGCATTTGGGTTATGGAAAGCATGAAGTGAAGGCGAAACTCACTCCAAACAGTCGTAATGGAAAAAGCCGCAAAACGGTAGTTAGCGAGTACGGCGAACAGGAAATCATTATCCCTCGAGACCGTTTAGGCGAATTTGAGCCTTTGGTGGTCAAGAAGCATCAATCGAATGTAACGGGCATCGAGGAGCAGATTGTGGCGCTGTACGCCAAAGGCGTCAGCACGAGAGATATCCAAGATCATTTACAGAATATGTACGGGATTGAGGTCTCGCCCACACTCATTTCCAATGTGACCAACAAGATTGTTCCCCTCATTAAAGAGTGGCAGAATCGCCCCTTACAAGGTGTTTACGCGGTAGTCTATCTGGATGCCATCCACTTCAAAGTCAAGCAGGACGGGGCTATTATCAACAAAGCAGCCTACATGGTCATTGGCATCGATCTGGATGGAAACAAGGATGTACTGGGTATGTGGATTGGCGAGAACGAGTCCTCTAAGTTCTGGCTTAGCGTACTGAATGAACTGAAGAACCGCGGGGTTCAAGACATCCTCATCATCTGTGTGGACAACCTGTCTGGGTTCTCTCAAGCGATTGCGGCCTGCTACCCTCAAACGGAAATCCAAAAGTGTATTATTCACCAAATCCGCAGTTCCACACGGTACGTTTCGTACAAGGATCTGAAGAAGGTTACTGCCGATTTAAAGCCCATTTACAAGGCAGCTACCGAAGAAGGAGCCTTGCTTGAACTCGACCATTTTGAAGAGGTGTGGGGAACCAAATATCCGCTCATCCTACGTTCCTGGCGGAATAATTGGGAGGAATTAGCTACCTTCTTCAAGTACCCTCCTGAGATCCGCAAGCTTATCTACACGACAAACATGATTGAGAGTTACCACCGCCAGCTACGTAAAGTGACGAAAGGAAAAAGCATCTTCCCCACGGATGAGGCGCTGCTAAAAATGCTCTATCTCGCCACCGTCGACGTGACTCGAAAATGGACGGGGCGCGTTCAAAATTGGGGACAAATGCTCCTTCAGCTTTCGGTATTTTTCCCAGATCGGGTCGGTCAACACTTGCGATGA
- the rpsF gene encoding 30S ribosomal protein S6, producing the protein MRKYEVMYIIRPDIEPEAVQAAVEKFQGIISNGGEITKHDVQGKRRLAYEIKKFRDGVYVLVNFTAEPAVVTELERLMKISDEVIRYLITNDVA; encoded by the coding sequence ATGCGCAAATATGAAGTGATGTATATTATTCGTCCTGATATTGAACCAGAAGCCGTTCAAGCAGCAGTCGAAAAATTCCAAGGCATCATCTCCAATGGCGGGGAAATTACAAAGCACGATGTGCAAGGTAAACGCCGTCTTGCGTATGAGATCAAGAAATTCCGTGATGGCGTCTATGTTTTGGTTAACTTTACTGCAGAACCTGCAGTAGTTACTGAATTAGAACGTCTCATGAAGATTTCCGACGAAGTTATTCGTTATCTCATTACGAACGACGTTGCTTAA
- a CDS encoding YjzC family protein — protein sequence MGEKTEYEKGDKAPNPGMYTEVGEARSFHTEIQNPKRIEMEKGDTFPETTNKDRKWKKVEKARVH from the coding sequence ATGGGCGAGAAAACCGAATATGAAAAAGGTGACAAAGCCCCTAATCCGGGCATGTACACAGAAGTAGGCGAGGCACGCAGCTTTCATACGGAAATCCAGAACCCCAAACGAATTGAAATGGAGAAGGGAGACACCTTCCCTGAAACCACGAATAAGGACCGCAAGTGGAAAAAGGTCGAGAAAGCGCGCGTACATTAA
- a CDS encoding LCP family protein, translating into MKKFIKMKKIYISLIAIVLIIAGGFLFRKSLTVLAFDLFLSDQVEAKLQQKSYQPLVSEDNNVKPEPVVYKSDPFSLMLLGTDQRKNETARSDTMIYAVIRPEDSKILLISIPRDTYTEIIGHDDNKKDKITHAYAFGGQQMSKDTLEALLGHDIQYYATINFQGLKDAVDAIGGVPLPIQKDIVNKGKDHEKFTIIGGKSNYNGEEALNYTRYREDSDFNRTKRQQVFIDVVANKMLSISQIGNIPELLDIMGDNFKTDLQPSMIISLAKKFMGGKAMDISSFTVMGEGKRIDGISYDIVDEEDLSEATAMIDNWMNASTPVDQLIEPGKAENALKPKATSAAQ; encoded by the coding sequence ATGAAAAAATTTATAAAAATGAAAAAAATTTATATTTCCCTTATTGCAATTGTGCTCATCATAGCTGGGGGTTTTCTGTTCCGCAAATCTTTAACTGTGTTGGCGTTCGATCTCTTCTTGTCAGATCAGGTTGAAGCCAAACTGCAACAGAAATCCTACCAACCGCTTGTAAGTGAGGATAACAATGTTAAACCAGAACCTGTGGTTTACAAAAGTGATCCATTCTCATTAATGTTGCTGGGTACGGACCAGCGAAAAAATGAAACAGCACGTTCGGATACGATGATCTATGCAGTTATTCGACCAGAGGACTCTAAAATTCTGCTTATTTCTATACCACGTGATACCTATACCGAAATTATTGGACATGATGATAACAAAAAGGATAAAATCACACATGCTTATGCTTTTGGTGGTCAACAGATGTCCAAGGATACTCTTGAAGCTCTGTTAGGCCACGACATTCAATATTATGCCACCATTAATTTTCAAGGATTAAAGGACGCTGTTGATGCCATCGGAGGCGTACCGTTACCGATTCAAAAAGATATTGTAAATAAAGGTAAGGATCATGAGAAGTTTACAATTATCGGCGGTAAATCCAATTATAATGGTGAAGAAGCACTGAATTATACACGTTATCGTGAAGATAGCGACTTTAACCGGACCAAACGTCAGCAGGTATTTATCGACGTGGTAGCGAATAAGATGTTATCGATCAGCCAGATTGGCAATATTCCGGAGTTGCTGGATATTATGGGTGATAATTTCAAGACCGATCTACAGCCTTCTATGATTATTAGCTTGGCCAAGAAATTCATGGGCGGCAAAGCAATGGATATTTCCAGTTTTACGGTTATGGGCGAAGGGAAACGCATCGATGGCATATCTTATGATATCGTTGATGAAGAGGACCTGAGTGAAGCCACGGCAATGATCGATAACTGGATGAACGCTAGTACGCCAGTGGATCAATTAATTGAGCCGGGTAAAGCTGAAAATGCGCTGAAGCCCAAAGCAACGTCTGCTGCACAATAA
- the rpsR gene encoding 30S ribosomal protein S18 codes for MAFKPREGADNDKRPARRGGRNKRKKVCFFTVNKITHIDYKDTELLKKFVSERGKILPRRVTGTSAKYQRALTIAIKRSRQIALLPYTTE; via the coding sequence ATGGCTTTTAAACCAAGAGAAGGCGCCGATAACGACAAAAGACCGGCTCGTCGTGGCGGACGCAACAAGCGTAAAAAAGTATGCTTCTTCACTGTGAACAAGATTACTCACATTGATTATAAAGATACGGAGCTTCTTAAGAAATTTGTCAGCGAACGCGGAAAGATTTTGCCGCGTCGTGTAACAGGTACAAGTGCAAAATACCAACGTGCTCTTACCATTGCTATTAAGCGCTCACGTCAAATCGCGTTGCTGCCTTACACAACGGAATAG
- the opp4A gene encoding oligopeptide ABC transporter substrate-binding protein, translating to MCSPQPFSYFHFNGFESLHNIFYRLGDDDSNVLEFTTEAMFTVEDDLSTVPNIATWQESEDHRTFTFKIKPGIRWHNGDELTVEDWKFALETIASPDYTGPRYYSVEMIEGVEAYHTGKTKGITGIKVLDPYTLKITVTAARVNTIDNLWPYPMNKKYYTGVAVKDMPESDQVKKHPIGIGPFEVTKIQPGEFVEMKRFDDYYQGKALLDGIVYKVFDDKQLTTLFEQGVVDMESAPRDAYESLSKLNNVNIMQTTELSYEYIGFKFGHWDREAEKIVMDNAKFKDKRLRQAMYYALDREGIINTFSYGLGKVVESPIPSASWAKIPDSEINTYPYSPEKAIALLDEAGYVDIDGDGLREDPKGKKFVIHYDAMTGNTNTEQRTEATLLNWRQVGLDVQLNGGALKEMNAFYDAVESDEPTIDLFNGVWGLASDPDPSGLWRASDLWNYPRWSSERNEQLIRDGVSMKSYDRNYRKGVYYEWQKLINEEVPMIFFAERESITPVNKRLQGVHVNSMSNIIEPQKWWVKQAK from the coding sequence ATGTGTTCTCCCCAACCTTTCTCTTACTTCCATTTTAATGGGTTTGAGAGTTTACACAATATATTTTACAGACTCGGTGACGATGACTCGAATGTCCTTGAATTCACCACTGAAGCTATGTTTACAGTAGAAGATGACTTATCTACGGTCCCCAATATTGCGACTTGGCAAGAGTCCGAAGATCACCGCACCTTCACCTTTAAGATCAAACCAGGCATACGTTGGCACAATGGGGACGAGTTGACCGTGGAAGACTGGAAGTTCGCGCTTGAGACAATCGCTAGTCCTGACTACACAGGGCCCCGTTATTACAGCGTAGAGATGATTGAGGGCGTGGAAGCTTATCATACTGGAAAGACCAAAGGGATTACTGGAATCAAAGTCTTAGATCCATATACGCTGAAAATAACGGTGACGGCTGCACGTGTGAACACGATTGATAATTTATGGCCTTACCCGATGAATAAAAAATATTATACGGGCGTAGCTGTCAAAGACATGCCGGAAAGCGATCAGGTGAAAAAACACCCCATTGGGATTGGCCCTTTTGAGGTGACCAAAATTCAGCCTGGCGAATTCGTAGAGATGAAACGATTTGACGATTACTATCAGGGTAAGGCGCTGCTGGATGGTATCGTGTATAAGGTTTTTGATGATAAGCAGTTGACTACCCTGTTTGAACAGGGTGTGGTTGATATGGAGTCTGCACCGCGTGATGCTTATGAAAGTCTGAGCAAACTGAATAATGTGAATATTATGCAGACTACGGAGCTGTCTTATGAATATATTGGTTTCAAATTTGGACACTGGGATCGTGAAGCCGAGAAGATAGTTATGGACAATGCTAAATTTAAGGATAAAAGACTGCGGCAGGCTATGTATTATGCACTGGACCGTGAAGGGATTATAAACACTTTTTCCTACGGTTTGGGAAAGGTAGTGGAAAGTCCAATTCCAAGCGCAAGCTGGGCTAAAATACCGGATTCGGAGATTAATACTTATCCGTATAGTCCGGAGAAGGCCATAGCCTTATTAGATGAAGCTGGTTATGTGGATATTGATGGTGATGGTCTTCGAGAAGATCCCAAGGGTAAGAAATTTGTGATTCATTATGACGCTATGACAGGAAATACGAATACAGAACAGCGAACAGAGGCTACACTGTTAAACTGGCGTCAGGTGGGACTCGACGTCCAACTGAATGGTGGGGCTTTGAAGGAAATGAATGCATTCTATGATGCGGTGGAGAGCGATGAGCCTACTATTGATCTATTCAATGGAGTGTGGGGCCTAGCAAGTGATCCTGACCCATCCGGCCTGTGGCGAGCGAGTGACCTGTGGAATTATCCGCGCTGGTCTTCGGAGCGGAACGAACAACTCATTCGCGATGGAGTCAGTATGAAATCATATGACCGGAATTATCGCAAAGGAGTGTATTATGAATGGCAGAAGCTTATAAATGAGGAAGTACCCATGATTTTTTTTGCTGAACGAGAGAGTATTACTCCAGTAAACAAGCGTTTGCAGGGAGTGCACGTCAATTCCATGAGCAATATAATTGAGCCTCAGAAATGGTGGGTAAAGCAAGCTAAGTGA
- a CDS encoding DUF951 domain-containing protein, producing the protein MERKVFQFGDVVQMKKPHPCGTNEMEIIRMGMDIRIKCTGCQHSVLVPRAKFEKNLKKVLRSAAGSADSN; encoded by the coding sequence GTGGAACGCAAAGTATTTCAGTTCGGAGATGTCGTACAGATGAAAAAGCCGCATCCCTGCGGCACCAATGAGATGGAGATCATTCGTATGGGCATGGATATCCGAATTAAATGTACAGGTTGTCAGCACAGTGTCTTGGTTCCTCGCGCGAAGTTTGAGAAGAATTTAAAGAAGGTGCTGCGATCGGCTGCGGGCAGTGCGGATAGTAATTAA
- a CDS encoding DUF2232 domain-containing protein, which translates to MKFRWTSVAWSIAYLLLLLSLSTPLLLITTLFMIIPAVVLFTTLNTKQFIIHVLPIMLIVGLITPIYLVIAVYFMIPALVMGRFYKKRASAMSTLLAGTVTILGEFLLLLLLGTALFNFDLSSYVNDVLQMVTSPLSQLGTANPLISDLNFTSEDVNKISIMTIQMIPMTLIVSSFMIAVITHSIVRPILNSMEYAVPKMKPAREWRLPRSFIWYYLIGVIIQMLFSGSDSSYMTMISANLLPLLRIGFMIQAIGFFFFVAHERKWNKIIPILLAIPIILLPPLRIIGIIDLVFPLRAFVTKSKR; encoded by the coding sequence TTGAAATTTCGCTGGACATCTGTGGCTTGGAGCATCGCATATTTGTTATTGCTGCTCTCCTTATCAACCCCACTGCTTCTCATTACTACTCTATTTATGATTATTCCGGCCGTAGTGCTGTTCACTACTCTGAACACCAAACAGTTTATTATTCATGTATTGCCGATAATGTTAATTGTCGGTCTGATTACACCTATATATCTAGTGATAGCAGTGTATTTTATGATACCCGCGCTGGTAATGGGTCGCTTTTACAAAAAACGCGCTTCGGCGATGTCTACACTGCTCGCAGGTACCGTTACGATTCTTGGAGAATTTCTGCTGCTCTTGCTTCTTGGGACAGCGCTATTTAATTTTGATCTGTCGAGTTATGTGAATGATGTGCTGCAAATGGTCACATCACCACTGTCGCAGCTAGGAACTGCCAATCCGCTGATCAGTGATCTGAACTTTACGTCCGAGGATGTAAACAAGATCAGTATCATGACTATTCAAATGATCCCTATGACTTTAATCGTGAGCTCGTTCATGATTGCTGTGATCACACATTCTATTGTCCGTCCAATTCTAAACAGTATGGAATATGCAGTTCCGAAGATGAAGCCAGCGCGTGAATGGAGACTTCCCCGATCATTCATCTGGTATTATCTGATTGGCGTTATTATTCAAATGTTGTTCTCCGGTTCGGATAGCAGCTATATGACAATGATTTCAGCTAATCTGTTACCACTGTTGCGAATCGGTTTTATGATTCAGGCCATCGGATTTTTCTTCTTTGTAGCGCATGAGCGGAAATGGAATAAGATTATTCCGATCCTTCTGGCCATACCCATTATTCTGCTACCGCCGCTGCGGATTATCGGCATTATCGATTTGGTATTTCCGCTGCGAGCGTTTGTGACGAAATCGAAACGATAG
- a CDS encoding DNA mismatch repair protein MutS yields MNSQNLNTLDYGTIKEELGHFAVSYAGRKYVNELMPMTYLPAIRSAMEEAAEAKELLERGASVPIPSLEGMEWMMSLMGTGYLYNEQDFMAVSTFLHSCSQLRKYMASKEHSAPRIGLYASSLLELMPVQEAINRCIRYGSIDDGASKGLEKARKRITVAKERLHKKLDGIISRHHSILQENIYSQRNGRYVIPVKREYFKQVKGSVLDQSTSGLTVFVEPNEIADLQGELDLLSADEAREEAVILSMLTGLVEQEQAALRLNIEVTGTYDFIFAKAKYARSIGGRAISWNERGILRMNGGSHPMLKDMIPISLEFGRGYQSLVVTGPNTGGKTVVLKTLGLLTIMAQSGLLIPVDEGSDFTVFSDVMSVIGDGQSLAQSLSTFSAQMKRIEEMLQGASKGVLVLIDELAAGTDPGEGIALSIAILEELSRKGANMVVTTHFNELKTFAAATPGFQNARMEFDKETLQPLYRLTIGEAGESYALQIAEKLGIQKKVIERSRQIMKEQKHKQGQQENLEMWKSANRLSVPQSEEGEQNREKASFNETKGWKELPFSFEIGDAVYVSSLGRMGIVYRQKDNLGMVGVMIQKQKMSINHKRLKPYLSKDELYPDDYDLDIIFESKENRKKSKLMQRKHIEGLTIVHKGEEN; encoded by the coding sequence TTGAATTCACAAAATCTAAACACGCTGGATTACGGGACCATTAAGGAAGAATTAGGACATTTTGCAGTTTCTTATGCCGGTAGGAAGTATGTAAATGAGCTTATGCCTATGACTTATCTGCCAGCCATACGAAGTGCCATGGAGGAAGCGGCTGAAGCTAAAGAGCTGTTGGAAAGAGGGGCGAGTGTCCCCATTCCTTCATTAGAAGGAATGGAATGGATGATGTCGTTAATGGGGACCGGCTATTTATATAATGAGCAAGATTTTATGGCAGTATCAACGTTCCTGCACAGCTGCAGCCAACTGCGCAAATATATGGCCTCCAAGGAACATTCAGCCCCAAGAATCGGCTTATATGCCTCCTCACTGCTGGAATTAATGCCAGTTCAAGAAGCTATCAATCGTTGTATTCGCTATGGTTCTATTGATGATGGGGCCAGTAAGGGTCTGGAGAAGGCCCGAAAACGGATCACCGTAGCTAAGGAGAGACTCCATAAAAAATTAGATGGAATCATATCCCGTCATCATTCGATTCTGCAGGAGAATATTTATAGCCAACGTAATGGGCGATATGTCATTCCGGTGAAACGTGAATATTTCAAGCAAGTGAAGGGATCGGTGCTGGATCAGTCCACAAGCGGGCTCACTGTCTTTGTAGAGCCTAACGAGATCGCGGACCTGCAAGGAGAACTAGATTTACTATCTGCGGATGAAGCGCGGGAGGAGGCTGTTATTTTAAGTATGTTGACCGGCCTTGTGGAGCAGGAGCAGGCTGCATTGCGGCTTAACATTGAGGTCACAGGTACGTATGACTTTATTTTTGCCAAAGCCAAATATGCCCGCTCTATTGGTGGGAGGGCTATTTCTTGGAATGAGCGAGGTATTCTACGGATGAACGGGGGTTCACATCCGATGTTGAAGGACATGATCCCGATCAGTCTTGAATTCGGCAGAGGTTATCAGTCACTCGTCGTAACGGGACCCAATACAGGAGGCAAAACGGTAGTTCTTAAAACCCTTGGGTTGTTGACTATAATGGCACAATCAGGGTTGCTGATCCCAGTAGATGAAGGAAGTGACTTCACAGTATTCTCTGATGTAATGAGCGTTATCGGGGATGGCCAGAGTCTGGCGCAGTCACTAAGCACCTTTTCAGCTCAGATGAAGAGAATCGAGGAAATGCTGCAGGGCGCCTCCAAAGGAGTGCTGGTATTGATTGACGAACTGGCTGCAGGCACAGATCCAGGAGAAGGTATCGCCCTCTCCATCGCTATACTGGAGGAACTGAGCCGCAAGGGGGCGAATATGGTCGTCACTACCCATTTTAATGAGCTAAAAACCTTTGCTGCTGCTACTCCCGGCTTTCAAAATGCAAGGATGGAGTTCGATAAAGAGACACTGCAACCATTATACAGGCTGACGATAGGAGAAGCGGGTGAGAGCTATGCGTTGCAGATTGCCGAAAAGTTGGGTATTCAGAAGAAGGTAATTGAGCGTTCGCGGCAAATTATGAAGGAGCAGAAGCATAAGCAAGGACAACAAGAGAACCTAGAAATGTGGAAGAGTGCTAATAGGCTGAGTGTGCCCCAGTCTGAAGAAGGCGAGCAGAACAGAGAAAAGGCAAGCTTTAATGAGACGAAGGGCTGGAAGGAACTTCCGTTTTCTTTTGAAATAGGCGATGCTGTATATGTCAGTTCTCTAGGGAGAATGGGTATTGTCTACAGGCAGAAAGATAATTTGGGAATGGTTGGTGTAATGATACAGAAGCAGAAAATGAGCATCAATCATAAGCGTCTGAAGCCTTACCTGTCCAAGGATGAGTTATATCCCGACGATTATGATTTGGATATTATTTTTGAGAGCAAGGAGAACCGCAAGAAAAGCAAGCTGATGCAACGAAAACATATTGAGGGATTGACCATTGTTCATAAGGGGGAAGAAAACTGA
- a CDS encoding CBS domain-containing protein, which translates to MNIAFFLLPKQEVACVTLDSTLRQTLERMEYHRYSAVPILNRNGEYAGTITEGDLLWYMKDSNGKITFENASKFLLKDVPLRMNNKPVSIDANMEDLISLAKVQNFVPVIDDMNRFIGIVRRSQVIEYCERFVARQSQESL; encoded by the coding sequence ATGAATATTGCATTTTTTTTACTTCCGAAACAGGAGGTAGCTTGTGTAACGTTGGATTCAACGCTGCGTCAGACATTGGAGCGTATGGAATATCATCGCTATAGCGCTGTGCCGATTCTCAATCGGAACGGAGAGTATGCAGGTACGATAACAGAAGGCGATCTATTGTGGTACATGAAGGATTCTAACGGGAAAATTACATTTGAGAATGCCTCTAAGTTTCTGCTAAAGGACGTCCCACTCAGAATGAACAATAAGCCGGTCTCAATTGATGCGAACATGGAAGATTTAATTAGTCTAGCTAAAGTACAAAATTTTGTACCGGTGATCGATGATATGAACCGATTTATTGGAATTGTCCGACGGAGTCAGGTTATCGAATATTGTGAAAGATTTGTTGCACGGCAATCACAGGAATCATTATAA
- the ssb gene encoding single-stranded DNA-binding protein, whose protein sequence is MLNRIILIGRLTRDPELRYTPAGVAVTQFTLAVDRNFTGQNGEREADFIPVVTWRQLAETCANYLRKGRLTAVEGRIQIRNYENNEGKRVYVTEVIADNVRFLESSQNREGGNTSGGASVPEEPAFGGGGNSGRGNSNNVSRNNNNNNQDPFSGDGKPIDISDDDLPF, encoded by the coding sequence TTGTTGAACCGTATCATATTGATCGGTCGGTTGACCCGTGACCCGGAACTTCGTTATACTCCCGCTGGTGTTGCCGTAACACAGTTTACGCTTGCCGTAGACCGTAACTTTACGGGCCAGAACGGTGAACGCGAGGCGGACTTCATCCCGGTAGTTACCTGGAGACAGCTGGCGGAAACCTGTGCCAATTACTTGCGCAAAGGTCGTCTGACAGCAGTGGAAGGACGTATCCAAATACGGAATTACGAGAATAACGAAGGTAAACGTGTATACGTAACCGAAGTCATTGCCGATAATGTCCGTTTTCTGGAATCTTCGCAGAATCGTGAAGGTGGAAATACATCTGGTGGTGCAAGTGTTCCTGAAGAGCCAGCCTTTGGTGGCGGCGGTAACAGTGGACGCGGAAATAGTAATAATGTTTCGCGTAACAACAACAACAATAATCAAGATCCTTTTTCGGGCGATGGAAAACCGATCGATATATCGGATGATGATTTGCCATTTTAA
- a CDS encoding MazG-like family protein produces the protein MPKDLDVAKRAKVIEWLKTEVIDQVSRLFKALWEGSTARVGDSLASLIMSSYILGRRLGIPYSELDGLLQEKLRKHKQEGHQLEDWYQDISALEEHMRKR, from the coding sequence GTGCCGAAGGATCTGGATGTGGCTAAACGTGCTAAGGTAATTGAATGGCTGAAAACGGAAGTAATTGATCAAGTCTCGCGGTTATTTAAAGCGTTATGGGAAGGTAGTACTGCCCGTGTTGGTGACAGTCTGGCAAGCCTAATTATGAGTTCTTATATTCTGGGGCGAAGATTGGGCATCCCCTATAGTGAGCTGGACGGTCTACTGCAAGAAAAGCTCAGGAAGCATAAGCAGGAAGGCCATCAATTGGAAGATTGGTATCAGGATATATCTGCGTTAGAAGAACATATGCGTAAGAGGTGA